One Phenylobacterium hankyongense DNA segment encodes these proteins:
- a CDS encoding Mrp/NBP35 family ATP-binding protein, whose protein sequence is MSEPAGPHRAVILEALDHVRDPKSGQGLASAGLVRGLVLRGSRAAFMLEVPPADIETYAPVRDAAERALAHVPGIETAQVVLTAETAAPQLRAPTPRRARLSEDPQARLGDMPEAERPAHVRKVIAVASGKGGVGKSTVAVNLAAAFAANGLRAGLLDADIYGPSAPHMLGVDGEPTFDADKRLNPLEAWGVKVISIGFIVEPGTANIWRGPMASSALRTLMGSNWGTAEAPLDVLVVDLPPGTGDIQLTLVQRLKLDGVVIVSTPQEIALIDARRAAAMFQKTGAAILGVIENMAYFPDPATGAPIPIFGQGGAAAEAQRLGVPLLGEVPIDIALREACDTGRPLVATAPDSPAARVFLQMARALA, encoded by the coding sequence ATGAGCGAACCCGCCGGACCCCACCGAGCCGTCATTCTCGAAGCCCTCGACCATGTGCGGGACCCGAAGTCCGGCCAGGGCCTGGCGTCGGCGGGATTGGTGCGCGGCCTGGTGCTGCGCGGTTCGCGGGCGGCCTTCATGCTGGAGGTCCCGCCGGCCGATATCGAGACCTACGCCCCGGTGCGCGACGCGGCCGAGCGCGCCCTGGCGCACGTGCCGGGGATCGAGACCGCCCAGGTGGTGCTGACGGCGGAGACGGCCGCCCCGCAACTGCGTGCGCCGACCCCGCGCCGGGCGCGGCTGTCCGAGGACCCGCAGGCGCGGCTGGGCGATATGCCGGAAGCCGAGCGGCCGGCCCACGTGCGCAAGGTGATCGCCGTCGCCAGCGGCAAGGGCGGGGTCGGCAAGTCGACGGTGGCGGTCAACCTGGCCGCGGCCTTCGCCGCCAATGGCCTGCGCGCCGGCCTGCTGGACGCCGACATCTACGGGCCCTCCGCGCCGCACATGCTGGGGGTCGACGGCGAGCCGACCTTCGACGCCGACAAGCGGCTCAATCCGCTGGAGGCCTGGGGCGTCAAGGTGATCTCGATCGGCTTCATCGTCGAGCCGGGCACGGCCAACATCTGGCGCGGGCCGATGGCCTCGTCGGCCCTGCGCACCCTGATGGGCTCCAACTGGGGGACGGCGGAGGCGCCGCTGGACGTGCTGGTGGTCGACCTGCCGCCGGGCACCGGCGACATCCAGCTGACCCTCGTGCAGCGGCTGAAGCTCGACGGGGTGGTGATCGTCTCCACGCCGCAGGAGATCGCCCTGATCGACGCACGGCGGGCCGCGGCCATGTTCCAGAAGACCGGCGCGGCGATCCTGGGCGTGATCGAGAACATGGCCTATTTCCCCGATCCCGCCACCGGCGCGCCGATCCCGATCTTCGGCCAGGGCGGCGCGGCGGCGGAGGCGCAGCGGCTGGGCGTGCCGCTGCTGGGCGAGGTGCCCATCGACATCGCCCTGCGTGAAGCCTGCGACACCGGCCGGCCGCTGGTGGCGACGGCGCCCGACAGCCCGGCCGCCCGGGTCTTCCTGCAGATGGCCCGGGCGCTCGCCTGA
- the hflK gene encoding FtsH protease activity modulator HflK: MPWNDNANPGPWGSPPSGDDGDRRDAPQRRPQGGGPRRPEGPGGPNFNAGFERLAQRLRNLFGGGPGQGVRPGAVAAIAGGAFALWALSGLYVVQPNEEAVVTTFGAFSRSETPGLRYHLPSPIEHVEKVAVTSLNRIDIGGTADADVPQESLMLTGDQNIVDLDFSVTWRVADASRFLFATRNPEEAIKAVAESAMREVVGKTALQPILTTGRGQVQLQAADLMQRTLDSWGAGVSIVEVQIRSSNPPQEVVAAFREVNNASQDADSAVNEANTYRNRVINEAKGDAARIIQSAQGYREQSVREALGEASRFNQIYGEYRRSPAVTRERLYIETMQRVLAKSNKVIVDGKGTSAPIILPPDVFRPRSAPAPIVQAAPDSTPTPNPPAAKAQP; encoded by the coding sequence ATGCCCTGGAACGACAACGCCAATCCCGGCCCTTGGGGCTCTCCCCCGTCCGGTGACGACGGCGATCGCCGCGACGCGCCTCAGCGCCGGCCGCAGGGCGGCGGCCCGCGCCGTCCGGAAGGTCCCGGCGGCCCCAACTTCAATGCCGGCTTCGAACGGCTGGCGCAGCGCCTGCGCAACCTGTTCGGCGGCGGTCCCGGCCAGGGCGTGCGGCCGGGCGCAGTGGCGGCCATCGCCGGCGGCGCCTTTGCGCTCTGGGCGCTCTCCGGCCTCTACGTCGTCCAGCCCAACGAAGAAGCGGTGGTCACCACCTTCGGCGCCTTCTCGCGCTCCGAGACGCCGGGCCTGCGCTACCACCTGCCCTCGCCGATCGAGCACGTCGAGAAGGTGGCGGTCACCTCGCTGAACCGCATCGACATCGGCGGCACGGCCGACGCCGACGTGCCGCAGGAAAGCCTGATGCTGACCGGCGACCAGAACATCGTCGACCTCGACTTCAGCGTCACCTGGCGGGTCGCCGACGCCTCCCGCTTCCTGTTCGCCACCCGCAATCCCGAGGAGGCGATCAAGGCGGTCGCCGAGAGCGCCATGCGCGAGGTGGTCGGCAAGACCGCCCTGCAGCCGATCCTCACCACCGGCCGCGGCCAGGTGCAGCTGCAGGCCGCCGACCTGATGCAGCGCACCCTGGATTCCTGGGGCGCGGGGGTCAGCATCGTGGAAGTGCAGATCCGCTCGTCCAACCCGCCGCAGGAGGTGGTCGCCGCCTTCCGCGAGGTGAACAACGCCAGCCAGGACGCCGATTCCGCCGTCAACGAGGCCAACACCTACCGCAACCGGGTGATCAACGAGGCCAAGGGCGACGCCGCGCGCATCATCCAGTCGGCCCAGGGCTATCGCGAGCAGTCGGTCCGCGAGGCGCTGGGCGAGGCCTCGCGCTTCAACCAGATCTATGGCGAGTACCGCCGCTCCCCCGCCGTCACCCGTGAGCGCCTCTACATCGAGACCATGCAGCGGGTGCTGGCCAAGTCGAACAAGGTGATCGTCGACGGCAAGGGCACGAGCGCCCCGATCATCCTGCCGCCCGACGTCTTCCGGCCACGCAGCGCGCCGGCGCCGATCGTCCAGGCGGCGCCGGACTCGACGCCCACCCCGAACCCGCCTGCCGCGAAGGCCCAACCATGA
- the hflC gene encoding protease modulator HflC: MSRRPLFAYAVVALLLLIVLANTLFVVDQRQQAIVVRFGDPVRVIHAPGQGGAGLNVKAPFLEHVIKLDRRNLALEADQEEVIAADQERLVVDAFLRYRISNPLQYYRTLRDDRIAADRLERLVNSALRQVLGSATSTEIISGRRAQLMQQTRLDVERRAAASRLGIQVIDLRIKRADLPAANQAAVYRRMQTSRQQEAARIRAVGEQQKREIIAGADKEVAITLATAQEEGDTTRGQGDAQRTRIFAESFGRDAGFASFYRSMQAYEAGLGQGDTTMVLSPDSAFFRYFERGPSAAGGSRR; the protein is encoded by the coding sequence ATGAGCCGCCGCCCCCTCTTCGCCTATGCGGTCGTAGCCCTCCTGCTGCTGATCGTGCTCGCCAACACCTTGTTCGTGGTGGACCAGCGCCAGCAGGCCATCGTCGTGCGCTTCGGCGATCCCGTGCGCGTCATCCATGCCCCCGGCCAGGGCGGCGCGGGCCTCAACGTCAAGGCGCCGTTCCTGGAGCACGTGATCAAGCTCGACCGGCGCAACCTGGCGCTGGAAGCCGACCAGGAAGAGGTCATCGCCGCCGACCAGGAGCGCCTGGTGGTGGACGCCTTCCTCCGCTACCGGATCTCCAATCCGCTGCAGTACTACCGCACCCTGCGCGACGACCGGATCGCCGCCGACCGGCTGGAGCGGCTGGTGAACTCGGCGCTCCGCCAGGTGCTCGGCTCGGCCACGTCGACGGAGATCATCTCCGGCCGGCGCGCCCAGCTGATGCAGCAGACCCGCCTCGACGTGGAGCGCCGCGCCGCCGCCTCGCGGCTCGGCATCCAGGTCATCGACCTGCGGATCAAGCGCGCCGACCTGCCGGCCGCCAACCAGGCCGCCGTCTACCGCCGCATGCAGACCTCCCGCCAGCAGGAGGCCGCCCGCATCCGCGCGGTCGGCGAGCAGCAGAAGCGCGAGATCATCGCCGGCGCCGACAAGGAAGTGGCGATCACGCTCGCCACCGCCCAGGAAGAAGGCGACACCACCCGCGGCCAGGGCGACGCCCAGCGCACGCGGATCTTCGCCGAGAGCTTCGGGCGCGACGCGGGCTTCGCCTCCTTCTACCGCTCGATGCAGGCCTATGAGGCCGGCCTCGGCCAGGGGGACACCACGATGGTCCTGTCCCCCGACAGCGCCTTCTTCCGCTACTTCGAGCGCGGGCCGTCGGCGGCGGGCGGCAGCCGCCGCTGA
- a CDS encoding GNAT family N-acetyltransferase, protein MPRLVRPAAAYMASFVEAMAEGYSRDTLRPETPETIAAVAADPAWFLGQLLEPPTTVVLPDGTLGERVPETLLWYVEGDAFLGSVSVRHRLTAILEQWGGHIGYAVRPAARGRGYASAMLAGMLDHCRANLRLERVMLTVNTNNPASIRVIEKNGGVLGDTVPHPWVEGDEGRRYWIALR, encoded by the coding sequence ATGCCGCGGCTGGTCCGGCCGGCCGCGGCGTACATGGCCTCCTTCGTGGAGGCCATGGCCGAAGGCTATTCCCGCGACACCCTGCGTCCGGAGACGCCGGAGACCATCGCCGCGGTCGCCGCCGATCCCGCCTGGTTCCTCGGCCAGCTGCTGGAGCCGCCGACCACCGTCGTCCTGCCGGACGGCACGCTGGGCGAGCGCGTGCCCGAGACCCTGCTCTGGTACGTGGAGGGCGATGCGTTCCTCGGCTCGGTCAGCGTACGCCACCGCCTCACCGCCATCCTGGAGCAGTGGGGCGGCCACATCGGCTACGCCGTGCGGCCGGCCGCCCGCGGCCGCGGTTACGCCAGCGCCATGCTGGCCGGGATGCTCGACCACTGCCGGGCGAACCTGCGGCTGGAGCGGGTCATGCTGACGGTCAACACCAACAATCCCGCCTCGATCCGGGTGATCGAGAAGAACGGCGGCGTGCTGGGCGACACCGTTCCCCATCCGTGGGTCGAGGGCGACGAGGGCCGCCGCTACTGGATCGCGCTGCGCTAG
- a CDS encoding amidohydrolase family protein yields MTDAATPEPILEPDLPIVDPHHHLWDRALTAPLADLPPPQHGFEAVIRLQPRYLLDELLADTKSGHNVVATVFVECGAMYRADGPAALRCVGETEFVNGVAAMSASGVYGDIRACAGIVGRADFTMGDAVVEVLEAHVAAGGGRFRGVRQSASHDPDKAVLGPLARIDGGLYASDAFRSGFGRLAPLGLSFDAWLLEPQLPELIDLARAFPDTTIVLDHVGTPLGIASYDGRREERFAVWRDNIRALAASPNVFVKLGGLAMVFCGFPSFLAEPRASSLQLATEWAPYIGTCIEAFGPERCMFESNFPVDLGSGSYATIWNAFKRIAAGSSADEKTALFSGAAAKAYRLHL; encoded by the coding sequence ATGACCGACGCCGCCACGCCTGAGCCGATCCTCGAGCCCGACCTGCCGATCGTCGATCCGCACCACCACCTGTGGGACCGCGCGCTGACCGCCCCGCTCGCCGACCTGCCGCCGCCGCAGCACGGCTTCGAGGCGGTGATCCGCCTGCAGCCCCGCTACCTGCTGGACGAACTGCTGGCCGACACCAAGAGCGGCCACAACGTCGTCGCCACCGTGTTCGTGGAGTGCGGCGCCATGTACCGCGCCGACGGGCCGGCGGCCCTGCGCTGCGTCGGCGAGACCGAGTTCGTCAACGGCGTCGCGGCGATGAGCGCCAGCGGCGTCTACGGCGACATCCGCGCCTGCGCCGGCATCGTCGGCCGCGCCGACTTCACCATGGGCGACGCCGTGGTCGAGGTGCTGGAAGCCCACGTCGCGGCCGGCGGCGGCCGCTTCCGCGGCGTGCGGCAGAGCGCGTCGCACGATCCGGACAAGGCGGTGCTGGGCCCCTTGGCGCGGATCGACGGCGGCCTCTACGCGTCCGACGCCTTCCGCTCGGGGTTCGGCCGCCTGGCGCCGCTCGGCCTGTCCTTCGACGCCTGGCTGCTGGAGCCGCAGCTGCCGGAGCTGATCGATCTGGCCCGCGCCTTCCCCGACACCACCATCGTGCTCGACCACGTCGGCACCCCGCTGGGGATCGCCAGCTACGACGGTCGCCGGGAGGAGCGCTTCGCCGTCTGGCGCGACAACATCCGCGCGCTCGCCGCCTCGCCCAACGTCTTCGTCAAGCTGGGCGGCCTGGCCATGGTGTTCTGCGGCTTCCCCTCGTTCCTGGCCGAACCGCGGGCCTCCTCGCTGCAGCTGGCGACGGAGTGGGCGCCCTACATCGGGACCTGCATCGAGGCCTTCGGCCCGGAGCGCTGCATGTTCGAGAGCAACTTCCCGGTCGACCTGGGGAGCGGCAGCTACGCCACCATCTGGAACGCCTTCAAGCGGATCGCCGCGGGATCGTCGGCCGACGAGAAGACTGCGCTGTTCAGCGGCGCCGCCGCCAAGGCCTACCGCCTGCACCTCTGA
- a CDS encoding HAD family hydrolase, with the protein MSLPRRVKAVVFDMDGLLVDTEQLVFKAMQETARALGGEMPFATFQRMVGLQHAHSDKIVLEHFGEDFDLAAWSEQISRHFREGLGAGIALKAGVVEILDYLDAAHMPRAIATSSGLASVEQSLGPHGLVPRFDALITRDVQTNGKPHPEPFLKAAAALGIEPADCLALEDSHNGVRAAHAAGMMTIMVPDLLDPTEEMHALCIRIARDLHEVRELLEAQAG; encoded by the coding sequence ATGAGCCTGCCCCGCCGCGTCAAAGCCGTCGTCTTCGATATGGACGGCCTGCTGGTCGACACCGAACAGCTGGTCTTCAAGGCGATGCAGGAAACCGCCCGCGCGTTGGGCGGCGAGATGCCGTTCGCCACCTTCCAGCGGATGGTCGGGCTGCAGCACGCCCACAGCGACAAGATCGTCCTCGAGCACTTCGGCGAGGACTTCGACCTCGCCGCCTGGTCGGAACAGATCAGCCGTCATTTCCGCGAGGGGCTGGGCGCTGGGATCGCCCTGAAGGCCGGGGTGGTCGAGATCCTCGACTACCTGGACGCCGCCCACATGCCGCGGGCGATCGCCACCTCCTCGGGCCTGGCCAGCGTCGAGCAGAGCCTGGGGCCGCATGGGCTGGTGCCGCGGTTCGATGCGCTGATCACCCGCGACGTGCAGACCAACGGCAAGCCGCATCCGGAGCCGTTCCTGAAGGCCGCCGCCGCCCTGGGGATCGAGCCGGCCGACTGCCTGGCGCTGGAGGACAGCCACAACGGCGTGCGCGCCGCCCACGCCGCCGGGATGATGACCATCATGGTGCCGGACCTGCTCGACCCGACCGAGGAGATGCACGCGCTCTGCATCCGCATCGCCCGCGACCTGCACGAGGTGCGCGAGCTCTTGGAGGCGCAGGCCGGCTAG
- the serB gene encoding phosphoserine phosphatase SerB has translation MELALTLVSPYAGTLSAAATAIVQALAGAGVAVKARDALGPAALDLTLDGDLVWVRKLADLHLAEHPVDACVQPAAGRRKRLMVADMDSTIINVECLDELADFAGVKAQVSAITERAMRGELEFEGALRERVGMLKALPLTALQSAYDERVRLNPGARTFARTMAANGARCVLVSGGFTFFTGRVAKAAGFHANRANTLIEADGALTGLVGEPILGREAKLAALREEAAALGLDLSETLAIGDGANDLAMIEAAGLGVAYRAKPIVAAQADAKVDYADLTALLYFQGYRADEFVTD, from the coding sequence ATGGAACTCGCTCTCACTCTCGTCAGCCCGTACGCCGGGACCCTGTCGGCGGCCGCGACGGCCATCGTCCAAGCGCTCGCAGGCGCCGGCGTAGCCGTCAAGGCGCGCGATGCGCTGGGGCCGGCCGCCCTCGATCTCACCCTGGACGGCGACCTGGTCTGGGTCCGCAAGCTGGCGGACCTTCATCTCGCCGAGCATCCGGTCGACGCCTGCGTGCAGCCGGCCGCGGGGCGGCGCAAGCGGCTGATGGTGGCCGATATGGATTCCACCATCATCAACGTCGAGTGCCTGGACGAGCTGGCCGACTTCGCCGGGGTCAAGGCGCAGGTCTCGGCGATCACCGAGCGGGCCATGCGCGGCGAGCTGGAGTTCGAAGGCGCGCTGCGCGAGCGGGTCGGCATGCTGAAGGCCCTGCCGCTCACCGCCCTGCAGTCGGCCTACGACGAGCGGGTGCGGCTCAATCCCGGCGCGCGGACCTTCGCGCGCACCATGGCGGCGAACGGCGCGCGCTGCGTGCTGGTGTCCGGCGGCTTCACCTTCTTCACCGGCCGGGTGGCCAAGGCGGCCGGCTTCCACGCCAACCGCGCCAACACCCTGATCGAGGCCGACGGCGCGCTGACCGGCCTGGTCGGCGAGCCGATCCTCGGCCGGGAGGCCAAGCTCGCGGCGCTCAGGGAAGAAGCCGCAGCGCTCGGCCTCGACCTGTCCGAGACCCTGGCCATCGGCGACGGCGCCAACGACCTGGCGATGATCGAGGCGGCCGGGCTGGGCGTCGCCTACCGCGCCAAGCCGATCGTCGCGGCCCAGGCCGACGCCAAGGTCGACTACGCCGATCTCACGGCGTTGCTCTATTTCCAGGGCTACCGGGCCGACGAGTTCGTAACGGACTGA
- the miaA gene encoding tRNA (adenosine(37)-N6)-dimethylallyltransferase MiaA, whose amino-acid sequence MEPRIWLIAGPTASGKSALALKLAQATGAEIVNADSMQLYRDLRVLSARPSPDEAAQAPHHLFGTVDAADGWSVGRWLRAATQALDEIAARGRPAVVVGGTGLYFSALTQGLAEIPPVPADVRRTAEAEYGQMGEDDFRARLAAHDPAAAERIAPGDRQRLVRAWEVRAATGVALSDWQRTGEAALPAGAWRAIALEPPRAALYDRCDARLEAMLDDGALSEVAALVARGLDPELPAMKAVGVREFAAHLRGDVGLKAALAAARQETRRYAKRQLTWMRGRMADWPRLTEFEPEGQWRQFIALEPRLTLS is encoded by the coding sequence ATGGAGCCCCGCATCTGGCTGATCGCCGGGCCCACGGCAAGCGGCAAGTCGGCTCTGGCGCTGAAGCTTGCGCAAGCGACCGGCGCGGAGATCGTCAACGCCGACTCCATGCAGCTCTACCGCGACCTGCGCGTGCTCAGCGCCCGCCCCTCGCCGGACGAGGCGGCGCAGGCGCCGCACCACCTGTTCGGGACCGTCGACGCCGCCGACGGCTGGTCGGTGGGCCGCTGGCTGCGGGCCGCGACCCAGGCGTTGGACGAGATCGCCGCGCGCGGCCGCCCGGCCGTGGTGGTCGGCGGCACCGGCCTCTATTTCAGCGCCCTGACCCAGGGCCTGGCCGAGATCCCGCCGGTCCCGGCCGACGTCCGCCGCACGGCGGAGGCCGAATACGGGCAGATGGGCGAGGACGACTTCCGGGCGCGGCTGGCGGCGCACGATCCCGCCGCGGCCGAACGCATCGCCCCGGGCGACCGCCAGCGGCTGGTGCGCGCCTGGGAGGTCCGTGCCGCCACCGGCGTGGCGCTCAGCGACTGGCAGCGCACCGGCGAGGCCGCGCTGCCGGCCGGCGCCTGGCGGGCGATCGCGCTGGAGCCGCCGCGGGCGGCGCTCTACGACCGCTGTGACGCGCGGCTGGAGGCCATGCTCGACGACGGCGCGCTGTCGGAGGTGGCGGCGCTGGTGGCGCGCGGGCTCGATCCGGAGCTGCCGGCCATGAAGGCGGTGGGCGTGCGCGAGTTCGCCGCCCATCTGCGCGGCGACGTGGGGCTCAAGGCGGCGCTGGCGGCGGCCCGGCAGGAGACCCGCCGCTACGCCAAGCGCCAGCTCACCTGGATGCGCGGCCGGATGGCCGATTGGCCACGGCTCACCGAATTCGAGCCCGAGGGCCAGTGGAGGCAGTTTATTGCCCTAGAGCCGCGCTTGACGCTCTCCTAG